A DNA window from Naumovozyma dairenensis CBS 421 chromosome 7, complete genome contains the following coding sequences:
- the GDA1 gene encoding guanosine diphosphatase (similar to Saccharomyces cerevisiae GDA1 (YEL042W); ancestral locus Anc_1.485): MAALIRNYRFLIGAFAAVMLILLLRSSSRETTIDIARNVASSATRPSVPPEDTKETQFKTLPISNEPGYVTDSKTDSKNPKVADAVKLTSSSSASSSSSSSSGSKCTKDHSFVIMIDAGSTGSRIHVYEFDTCTQPPTLINETFEMLKPGLSSFDTDAEGAAKSLDPLLEKALEAVPQDKRSCTPVAVKATAGLRLLGEAKSSKILQAVRSHLENDYPFPVVEGSAGIEIMSGDDEGVYAWITTNYLLGNIGTGSKIPTTAVFDLGGGSTQIVFEPTFPGEEKMIDGEHKYDLNFGGYDYTLYQFSHLGYGLMQGRNKINSILLESALKKGSIVEGDFKSKNNKISTPCLPPNVNATDVEVKLGDSTYIIDFIGPKVPAGAQCRFLADHILNKDAKCSNPPCSFNGVHQPSLVRTFKETNDLYIFSYFYDRTRPLGMPLSFTLNELVDLARLVCDSQQTWNSVLSGIDGSLEELEKDPYFCLDLSFQVSLLHTGYDIPLHRELKTAQTIAGNELGWCLGASLPLLESDNWKCKVKQIN, encoded by the coding sequence atggcCGCTTTGATCAGAAACTACCGATTCCTCATCGGTGCTTTTGCAGCTGTGATGTTGATTCTATTATTGAGATCATCGTCTAGAGAAACTACTATTGATATCGCTAGAAATGTAGCATCTTCAGCAACTAGACCCTCTGTTCCGCCGGAAGATACCAAGGAAACACAGTTCAAAACGTTACCAATATCTAATGAACCAGGTTACGTTACCGATTCCAAAACTGACTCCAAAAATCCAAAAGTAGCAGATGCCGTTAAATTaacctcttcttcttcagcctcctcctcctcctcttcttcttcaggTTCCAAATGTACCAAAGATCACTCTTTCGTGATAATGATTGATGCCGGTTCCACTGGTTCTCGTATTCATGTTTATGAATTTGATACATGTACTCAACCACCAACTTTGATCAACGAAACTTTTGAAATGCTAAAACCAggtttatcatcatttgataCAGATGCTGAAGGTGCTGCCAAGTCCTTAGATCCATTATTGGAAAAAGCTTTGGAAGCTGTTCCACAAGATAAACGTTCTTGTACTCCAGTTGCTGTTAAGGCTACTGCTGGTTTAAGATTGTTAGGTGAGGCGAAATCTTCTAAGATTTTACAAGCTGTTAGATCACATTTAGAAAACGATTATCCATTCCCTGTGGTGGAAGGTTCTGCTGGTATAGAAATTATGAgtggtgatgatgaaggtGTCTATGCTTGGATTACTACTAATTATTTGTTAGGAAATATTGGTACAGGTTCTAAGATCCCAACTACTGCTGTTTTCGACTTGGGTGGTGGTTCTACTCAAATTGTCTTTGAACCAACTTTCCCCGGTGAAGAGAAGATGATCGATGGTGAACATAAgtatgatttgaattttggTGGATACGATTATACTTTATACCAATTTTCTCATTTAGGTTATGGGTTAATGCAAGGAAGAAATAAGATAAACTCTATTCTTTTAGAATCAGCCCTTAAAAAGGGTAGTATCGTCGAAGGGGATTTCAAATctaaaaacaataaaatatctACTCCATGTTTACCACCAAACGTGAACGCCACTGATGTTGAGGTTAAATTAGGTGATTCAACTTATATCATTGATTTCATTGGTCCAAAGGTACCAGCTGGAGCTCAATGTAGATTCTTGGCTGAtcatattttaaataagGACGCCAAATGTAGCAACCCACCATGTTCATTCAATGGTGTACATCAACCCTCTTTAGTCCGTACTTTCAAAGAAACCAACGATCTATACATTTTCTCCTACTTTTATGACAGGACTCGTCCATTAGGTATGCCATTATCATTCACATTAAACGAATTGGTTGATTTGGCAAGATTGGTTTGTGACAGTCAACAAACTTGGAATAGTGTGCTAAGTGGTATTGATGGCTCTttggaagaattagaaaaggaTCCATATTTCTGTTTAGACCTTTCATTCCAAGTGTCATTATTACATACCGGTTATGATATACCACTACATAGAGAACTAAAGACTGCCCAGACTATTGCTGGTAATGAGTTGGGATGGTGTTTAGGGGCATCTTTGCCATTATTAGAATCCGATAACTGGAAATGTAAAGTGAAGCAAATCAACTAA